aattattatcatgaacagattgacaaagtttaggctgtggcaatgaagttcaggttagtagtcagatagtttcacctattgaaagacttttgatttaagtaaggggagtgccgaacatgttctgtcgccgtttgacttcctaaacagctgtggagatggttttgtagtgtgtctcgcgtaggctacagcgttgcagtgagcaacactggtttgaaaccacaggtaatgataatttcaccaacaaatcgtttacttgtaatgtaatgtcataataaatcctacaacgaaaatgtatttgtgaggaatgtttattttaacgattgaaaacagatgcatcatagaccactgtagtatgtgttgcccgggcaacagaggttaatgtcatgctaatgcttcagtgaaatagtagactaccgtttccgaaagtagatgtgggcctacttccttaataatatcagctaatattgtacattacatttcacaattgtgtttcacatcacaaagtaaaatgaataaatagttatcaccctggcctctttgcttgtggcgtttctgcagctgccttgcagtaaagctatagttagcctagctatcccccaagttaacagatgcgaaagcaatgttctgctacaggtagtcacgcgtgttttcgtgacgttagtgacgttagtaacgtcagtgactgtggctagcaaattagccaccgttagcttcacttttcgccacaaaaacttaacttgagcctaaaccatgcaacggaacgtaaataaaaatacaagcaactcaatcgctaccaagacgaaacttttgacacctaggttgtctatgtaggccaaatattgacaaagatttaggggggcaaaaataaataataataataaatatatatgtgagagaacaaaggttgtgctctcgccgaaggcttgagcacacccaataatatatatgtgagagaacaaaggttgtgcccttgccgaaggcaaagcacacctaaTTAAGTATATCTATTCTTACACAACCACATCCTGCTACAAAGACTAGGGGTGAAGAACGCAGCGCAACAGCCCGCATCCACTAAGTGGAGCATGGTGGTGAGTGATGAGGAAGGCAGCTGGATTTAGGGTGAAACCCAACGTTGGGTTGTTTATTTTCAATATGACaacagacaaagacaaaaccAGACCAATAAAGGATATGAGGAAACTAGCTACTGCTAACTGGGAAAGAAAGGCAGCACGAGCAGACTgtcaaatcaaagaaatacaGATATTGGCTCTAACTTCCCTACATTCCTGAcctgcatacaaacacactaacCAGACAACTAACCTGGCTACTACACAAAAAGGGGTGACACCTGCTTGCTTCTCGACTAATGTACATAGACAGAACTTAACTATGTGATGTAGTGTATACTCATGGATATCTTACCTAGACCTTACATACATATTTGCATACAATAATAAGCAGGAAGGCAAAGTCAAATCCAGTTGAGCATATTGCCCTTttcacaaacaatgtcacaaggCTCAGATCATCACcaatgacaaaaccctaaaccctcagagaaaacaaggaaaaactccctaAACCCAGAgacaaatggaagaaacctcaGGAGGAGCCATCTCTggaatcccctcctccagaaaaGGTTGTAAGGCAGAACGATCCAATagattaaaatacatttaacaaCCAGTCATTGAAGTCACACAAAGTTTGCACTGCAGAGCAATTGCAATGTCCTGAAATAACAATACAAAAGGATGGTAaaggagctggaggtggtggtaaTGCCGGTACATAGCAACACATTATGTACTGTATAAGCATGTGTCTGTGAATGCATGCTGTATTTATGTCACCTAAAGGGGAAGGCCGATTGCCTGAGTCTGACATCAGCTGATGACATGACGTGCAGACCACTGCTTGAACTAGCTTTGGCCATTTAACTAAAGCAGGGTAGTTGTGAATGTGACAATATAAATAGTAGGAAAATCAGTTTACTTTAATCCAGTGACTAGCCTGATAATCCCTTTCACAATTTAACCCCACATATACGCACaatacaaacatacaaacacatgcaaGGAGGTTGTGCATATTGACATATCAATACCTTTTCACTAGTCAAAACATCTATATAatcagagagaaaagggggaagaatgggagtgaaggagggactTAAATTGGTAATATGGCTTTAAACAGTTGAAGTGATGGATTATATCCTTGTTACAATGAGAGATTAGAGACAGACTTGAGGGATGAAAAAGGGTGgtaaggtgggagggagagggtagtAACACAAACAACGATGATTTAATTTGTTGGCAATACAAATATACACACCAGTAGTgattaatatatattttaaatgtgaCATTTTATATATCTGATGTATAATACTGCTAAAAAGTATTTGGAACAAGTGAAAAAATAAgatacattttaagcaaaatgcATTCAGAAATAATTAAATGAAAAGGCTAAAAACCAAATTATCAAATGGTTTTTAACCAACCTCTTTTATACTAAAAAACTAACACAGAAGACGAAAAAAACATAATAGTCAACATTATGTGAAAAATATTGGGTGCCTAACCTACAACTTTTGCAAAGTACTGTGTATAGTATGCACTGTATAAACACCAAGGTCCAAAAGTCTGAGACCATGTTGAACATTTAATGTGGGAATTGAAGACTGAGAAAGCCAAGTATTCTTTGACATCACAAGAAGCTCTTTGGAACATTGTCAAATTATGCTGGGATAACATGGTTCATCAGATTTTGACAAAACTTGTGGAGGCCATATACGCTGACATTTAGGCAAAAAGGGGGCTTGTACCAAATACTATGGCATTGTGAAATTCATGTATATTTTTCAAAGATTGttaaaaaaataattcaaaacAAATGCAAAATAGAAGTATATTGACTAGTGGTCTCAGACTTTTGAAGTCTACTGTTTATAGACAGTATATAGGAGAGACATATGacatatgagagagagacaaaaagcagCTCTTCCATGACATGTAgtacagaggagggggggtgagatagAGAGTGAAGAAGACAGATCGAGCAAGTGCCACTGTGCAAGGTGAGACGCTTAAGCCTGCTTCTTCTAACAGAGTTAGTCAGGATTAGGACATGTATCTGTGGGATCAGATGGAGTTAGAAGAACCCCACAGGCCTCCACCTCACCATCTGTCTCTGAGCCTCTTTGGCTCAAAAACAGGTTGAGCTTAATTTTTCACAGTGGTTCTCTATTTTCTATCTATTTCCTTTGTGGTTCATACTCCTCTTGtattctcttcctttctcagtTGTATCTATGCCAGCTATGTCAATTGCAAGGGTTATGCCAATTGCAAGGGTTTCCATAGCATAAATGGTTTGCAAAACAAAAGGTTACATCACTGATTTAATTACCCTGGCTCAGCACATGATTCTTTTATTTTACATAATTCTCAACTTCCTGATGAAAGGCTGATAGGAGACTGGTGATTATCCATTAAGGACCTGGATCACACTATGCTGTAAACCCCCCAACTCTCCGAGACAATATGCATtcaatcaatgctgtcaacgTCCTGAGTTGTAATAGAAAGAAGATTAGGGTGCATGAAAATGCCTTTCCGATCAGGGAGGGGGGCTTATAATACAGCCATCAAAAATCAAGTTCTTTCTTTGTGGTATTTTGTGCTCTGCATTATTTTGCCATGCATAATGATTGCCACGTTGGCTAATACAAAAAAATCATTACAGGGTTGTAGGCAACGGGATGGAGAGTTAAATGAGCTGGTGTCAAATGGCCAGGGCATTGCACCCACAGCACGGGAAAGGTGGAATATTTGGCCGAAATGCTGTATCTTGCTTTTTTCCCCAAATGATTTGAGTGAGTGTCATTAGAGGTTTATGCCAGAAAATAACTTAATCTTAATAAATACAGTATAGTTCATACCTGAGATACTATAAGTTCCTGTCTCTATTCTTCCAAACTCAGTGGTCACTGAACCTGGCTTTACACTGCACAGGTGTTCTTGGGACCCCAGACGAAGATGCACTGACAGCCACTACTAAATCTTCACACATGGTTCTAAAGGTACGTTGGTGAATTTCCATCTCAGCTTTTGCGAATTGATTTTGTCCTAATCTCTCCCTGACTAATATATATTCACACAACCCCATTTGTACTGTCAAGCACCTGATTGTTAAAAAGGATCAGCCAAATTACTCAATTATTTCACTCACAGCCACACGGACTTACGGATACATTTATCCACACCACGGATAAATTGCGTGAGGAAGATACCAAATTATTTTCACATTGCGTGGAGCGTTAGACAGTACCCCTGTGTGTCAGACGGTACTCCAGAGTGTTAGATGCAACCTCCTTTAAATCTTcataaaacattttacaaaaaaaaattacatttacatttattaatttagcagacacttttatccaaagcgacttccaaaagagagctttacaaagtgcataggtcactgataataacaacaagatagccccaaaaacattgcgggtagccaaaacatgaagcacatattgtgaacaaccaaaataagtgccaaagggaagaaccacaggagcatgtagttaaacaagttacaattaaacaacatgagtcgctataagtgcaagtgtacctgtagaaaagcaagcaacagtaaaaaatatttcacagcgagtacaacaatttaaatcagttaccactaaccaacaagagcagcaagactctaagcaagagtcattatGATCCTTGAGGgaactaacatggggtccagcaaaccattcctaagtaccgttgtactcctgtACAACTCCCGTTGTAATTTAGGGACCACTGCACCCTtttctttcataaaaaaaaaagttgacagGGACATTTTTGAGTGAGGaatgttcctcactcaaaattgtccttctcaactatTATTTTaacgaaagaaaaaggtgccGTGTTCCTTCATTTTTTTCCAGAACTGTATCTAGTTGATGATGTGTATTCACCAGCCCATCAATTGAGATTGGGATATGATCCAGTCGTGTATAAAGCTTAATTCTTAGTACGCAAAAGTAGCGATTTCTATATATATGCATGTTTCCAATCATGAAATTGCCATTATGTGTCCAGGCATTGTGATCTACCTTAACCCCTCCACGAGGGTATAATTTACACTCAAAGTATTATAAACTGTATACAGGCTAATTAGAAATTATACGAATTTTAAGGACAATAAGATAACACCTCTCATCACTACCGTCATTCTGATGTGGACTCAACCTCGACAAATTGCTTATCATTTGACCTGTACTTCCTGTGGTACCTGCAAAACAAATCTTTTACTGCATATTGTATTTGAGGTCCTTTTTTTGCCTCATAGACTGCACGTAACATGTTTTTTATTGCACAATCCTATCATCAGAATACTGTGACATTGTAGTAGAGattatgttattgttgcactgtgcctggtacaaATACAGATGGTTTCTTGGGTCTAACATATTGTTAGAACTAtcatactgttagaactatgcacttttTCCACTGTATCACTTGAAATGCAGTATATTGTGCAGTCAGAACTCTCATCATTAAAACTATTTCACACTGCAATAAAAAAAGAAGGGCAAGCGTAATGGCTTTAAGGAATACCCAGCAAAAAGTTGTGTACGTGTCACTATATCCCTCACACCATTCTCCATTTGAGTATGTGTACGCATTTTAAATGTACGTCTCATGGTCAATCTGATtataagatggggggggggctgttattGGGGGGTAATGGTTGAATAATTTAAAGATTTGGCACATAATTTGAGGTGTGGGGAGATATTTAAGCAGTTATGTACGTGGGGGTGGTGATGTATAAAGCATAAATAATGAGGTAATAATGAGGTAAATAATGAGGTACAAAGATTACATGGAAATAGTTAGATAAACATAGAGGATAAGAGGAAATGGGAATCAAAGAAGGGAAGAGATATCAATTGAACTTGCTTCAAAAATTGTAGGGTGTTTAGCTTTACTCACTTTGCCAATGAAATCTGCTTTGGCCAATAGTTTAAAACCAATTCAATGTGTTCTGGTTTTCAACACAGAATATGAAGAAAATCATTATCTTCTGGATTAATAGTGTATCTGTTGTTTTGTCTGTGATTTTTTGCATTTATCAGTGTCCTTGCATGTCTTGGTGTGTTAGCAGTTTTGTTTACCCTTTAAATCAGATTGCCACAGACAATATTAACTCACTGATTCCTTAACGAGACATTATTAAGACAGAGAGACTGCGGATTAACAAGTTCAGCTCATAAGGATCATTCAAAAGTGCTTGTTTCGCATTTCTCCGCTTGAGGAATTTCCGCGGGATAAAAAACAGCTTTTGAAGCTAACTCCAAGAGACAAAGAagtgagggggtgtgggtgttgGAGGTTTGAATATCAGTGAACGAATACATGGGGTTATATCCACAATTAGAAATTATTCTTCACAACTCTGCTTTTGTGTATCATAGTGAAAATTGTTTAAAGTGAATATTGAATTACTGACCATTTGTTCTATTATCATGATAGGTTTTGGAGATAGAAAACAGCATTTGAAAAATTACAATTAGATCATGAGAATGATCATTCACtgaactaaaagtaaaaaatcTGTTAAAGACATTCTCCACTATGTGGAGGTAGAGAGCCAAATAATCAGGGTTTTTTAATGCAATTTTATTTCAAGGCTGTCTCGATGGTGGAATTACAGATGATAAGCTGTCACACTTTGATGAATGACCTCCTGACATAGTGCTTATAATGCCAAATGCCAATATGATTATATATATGTTTGCTTGCGTATGTATATGTGCGTACAGTCattagtgagacagacagagatttgGAGCATGATTGTTCCAAATCGACAGCAAAGGGTTTAGAAAAGGATATagggatgagagaagagggCAGCGTGATCAAGGCAGGGAGTGAGGGATTTGCttcagagggagtgagagagagggggcagtgaCACTCAGTGACAGAATATACTGAATGCTATACTCCCTCGCATGCGCATacactttctcttctctctctgcctctatgtCCTTCTTTCTAAGCATGTTGGTAAAAGTCATTCAGTCAATTTATCGAGGGTGAAATGATTACAGAATCTCCACATCGTTTATCCTCTCTTTGACGAAGGTAAGAGCAATGTAATTGCTATAATTGACTACTTGTGTACTTTTCCCTATACCTTTGCATAtatatctttctctctgacttGCTGTGTATGCTGCCTTTTTAGTCTGGGTAGAGGCCTCGCTGGCTACCCGCCACAGTGTGCTATCTTTCGTGGTCCATTTGGGACTAAATGGGTTTCAGTTACTGTGTAGAGAACTTTAATTATGAGAAACATCTAAAAGTTGTTTCATTTTTGATTTAGCATACATTTGCATAATCAGTGTTGTTGTCTGAAAAGAAAGTGTGGGTAGCTGTAATTTGTTTAGTTCTTGTGTGACAATATACATTTTGATTATCTCTGAAATGCTCAGTACAAAACATCCATCTGATTTACATGACCACTGgaatatacatttatatatttcaATAATAGTACTTTATCTTAACAGATTAAACCAAGTGAAACCTTCCcacaatatataaatacatatttatgGACACACTATTATTACTATACATAACACTTGAACATTAATAATTACTACAATGGGATTGTACTTAAAACACTTTTTATTTAGTTTAATCGAAAACCAGTCAATGTTCTTTAGCTCAGTGAACTGTTGTTTAAGGATTTTCTGGAAGAACTTATCTCTGACATGGTACTTGGTATTAAAATAttgattgttttttgttttgattcacAGAACAATAACAAATTAGTCCTTGTCTCAGAAGCCATCAAGTCTGTGGTTGTGTATGGACTGtcttgagagggagaggaggatctaCACACAACCCTGACCAACGGACATTTCTCGACAAACTATCTCTGTAGGAAATTAGTCCGTTTGTTTCTTTCAGCCGTGGCCATGTCATCTCCCTCTATACctatgccctccctcccccctagtCCATTGGCCATGGAGTACCTGAATGACTTTGACCTACTTAAGTTTGAAGTGAAGCCCGACACACCTCCTTtgcctcctccctgtccacacACCAAATCTGGCCTTCAACACAACccctccagctcttcttataCCAGTCACCCACCTCAGGACTCCAGCCTCAACTCCAGTCCCTATaactctcttcccccttccccaacgCTCAGCGATGCCCagcaacccccctcctcctcttcatccctttcctcgtcctcttcctcaatgtccttccccctctccatctcaaaCAGCTATAACTCTGGTATTAGCACAGGATCCCAGGGCAATGTTAATGGCAACTCCACCCATGGGGGTGCCCAGGGACCTAATCCCGCCTCTCTGGAAGACCTTATCTGGCTGGCTGCGCTGCAACAACAGTTTGGGGGGGAAGCAGGGGGACCTGCGTCCTTGCTTGGGGCACTTGGAGGAGGCCTGGAACGAGGGGACAGAGAAAGGGGTCCAGTCGGAAGTTTCCTGGGCTGTGAGGACACAGTGGAGGCTTTACTTAACTCAGCTGCTGCAGCAGTTAGCTCACAGGTAAAGAAACGGAAAGGCATGTCAATAGGGGCCGGTAGCCAGTAGCTGCTTATTTTTAGCAATGACTAAACAATAATCCTAATCTCTCTCgaatcttttcttctctctcagtTCCCCGCACTCTCCCAAAGCTCCAATAGTAACCTAGGAGACTCTGGCAGCGACAGTGGAGGTGACATCTCCTGCGCAAAGGGAACAGAAATATGCCATcgtcctctccttttcctttcctctgctcctccttcactcccaaACACtaccccctcctcagccccctaCCCCCAAACTCCCAGCCCTCAGAGCCGACATCATCAccatcagcatcatcatcatcaccaccaccctcatcatCCCATGCAtggccaccatcatcaccatcaccttcAAGTCAGTCAAGTAATAAGGGATTGTCAGTCCTATTGTTAACATAGATGCAGTGGAAACAGAGGCTTAGGTTTTTGTCACACTACAAcactaaacagataatattACTATAATAGCGATAACTGTCAGAATAGTCATAACTGAATAATGGTGCTAACTGTCTGAAATTCAGGGAGGGTTCCTGTAAAACTTGCTCTATAGAGCCAATAACCTTTCTCAAGCCAATAAACATACTGACAATGTTCAAAATAGCCCACATTTATGAATGTGAATAGGAGGGCAAACAAGATACTGTATAGTGATAGAGTTCTCACATATATGATGGTTGGGAGGAAGAGGAATTTGGGGGATAATGCAGTCCTGGGATTAGAACAGGGATTAGAATGTTATAGGACGTGATGATTGAAACGttgtttctgtaaatatttCTAAAAGATAATGATTTCACAATGAAATAAAAATGAGTTTTAGCTTTGCCATTCTCATTTAAAAGGCAGGTCATTGTCCTAAATAAATGCACTGTAGATGAAGTTGCTCATACAGGTATCTGGGAGAGATAGTGTCAGTAAGTGGAGCATATTGTAAGATTATGATAGTATCTGCTATTATTGCCTTTCATAATCCTGATCACTGTCACTCACACTCAGTCAGATTATGCAATAGATTATAGACATGTGCTGCCAAAATGTACTTTGCACACATTATTAATACACATGCACAA
The sequence above is drawn from the Osmerus eperlanus chromosome 24, fOsmEpe2.1, whole genome shotgun sequence genome and encodes:
- the nrl gene encoding neural retina-specific leucine zipper protein, which encodes MSSPSIPMPSLPPSPLAMEYLNDFDLLKFEVKPDTPPLPPPCPHTKSGLQHNPSSSSYTSHPPQDSSLNSSPYNSLPPSPTLSDAQQPPSSSSSLSSSSSSMSFPLSISNSYNSGISTGSQGNVNGNSTHGGAQGPNPASLEDLIWLAALQQQFGGEAGGPASLLGALGGGLERGDRERGPVGSFLGCEDTVEALLNSAAAAVSSQFPALSQSSNSNLGDSGSDSGGDISCAKGTEICHRPLLFLSSAPPSLPNTTPSSAPYPQTPSPQSRHHHHQHHHHHHHPHHPMHGHHHHHHLQCGVDERFSDEQLVSLSVRELNRHLRGVSKDEVVRLKQKRRTLKNRGYAQSCRYKRLQHRHALESEKHVLTQQLEQLQSELSRVLRERDAYKARYEKLVSTNEASNACANNQPSPHPDYFL